In one window of Henckelia pumila isolate YLH828 chromosome 1, ASM3356847v2, whole genome shotgun sequence DNA:
- the LOC140873300 gene encoding uncharacterized protein: MKSDGTIDKYKVRLVIKGYSQREGLDYFDTYSPVTRITSIRVILAIDALRNLEVYQMDVKTTFLNGDLEEEIYMKQPEGFSAPGQENKVCKLVKSLYPAVIEGYSDANWISDMKDSKSTSEFVSSKQTIIARSTMESEFIALDKCAQEAEWLRLFLKDVPGWVKPIPAICIHCDSQSAIGRAQSKMYNGKSRHIHRRHNTIRQLLSTGVISIDYVNSKDNIADPLTKGLNRELVEKSSRGMGLKPMFKYIASTVNQYITMLSQGKVQRTSVCVDPQASCGGDKSVLRKLYLLQTSAYKTSTMQVRRIDLVQSGEDDGYKKASI; this comes from the exons ATGAAATCAGATGGAACAATAGATAAGTATAAAGTCAGATTGGTAATCAAGGGTTACAGTCAACGTGAAGGGCTTGATTACTTTGACACTTATTCTCCAGTCACGAGAATAACTTCCATTCGAGTGATACTTGCAATTGACGCATTGCGGAATCTTGAagtatatcaaatggatgtaaagactacCTTTCTAAATGGAGAtttagaagaagaaatttacatgaaaCAACCTGAGGGATTTTCTGCACCTGGGCAAGAAAataaggtttgtaaattggtgaaGTCTTT ATATCCTGCTGTTATTGAAGGATACagtgatgcaaattggatatCTGATATGAAAGACTCAAAATCTACAAGTGAATTTGTATCTTCTAAACAAACTATAATAGCCAGATCCACGATGGAATCTGAGTTTATTGCACTTGATAAGTGTGCTCAAGAAGCTGAATGGTTGCGTCTATTCTTAAAAGATGTTCCAGGATGGGTGAAACCTATACCGGCTATTTGCATTCATTGTGATAGTCAATCTGCGATCGGAAGGGCACAAAGCAAGatgtataatggtaagtctAGACATATACATCGTAGACACAATACCATTAGACAACTACTCTCAACTGGAGTTATCTCTATTGATTATGTAAATTCAAAGGATAATATAGCGGATCCATTAACCAAAGGGTTAAACAGAGAGTTAGTTGAAAAATCTTCAAGAGGAATGGGACTGAAGCCTATG TTCAAATACATCGCGTCTACTGTCAACCAGTACATTACTATGCTTTCACAAGGGAAGGTTCAAAGG ACGTCTGTATGTGTTGATCCTCAAGCATCTTGTGGAGGCGACAAATCTGTTTTAAGGAAACTGTACTTGTTACAGACCTCG GCTTACAAGACTTCAACGATGCAGGTGAGGAGGATTGATCTGGTGCAGTCTGGCGAGGACGATGGCTATAAGAAGGCGTCTATCTAA